In Euphorbia lathyris chromosome 9, ddEupLath1.1, whole genome shotgun sequence, the following are encoded in one genomic region:
- the LOC136205921 gene encoding sterol 14-demethylase, with translation MDPDNKLLNVGVLIVATLIVAKLISALIMPRSSKRLPPVISGWPVIGGLIRFLKGPIFMLREEYPKLGSVFTVNLAHWKITFLIGPEVSAHFFKAPEVDLSQQEVYQFNVPTFGPGVVFDVDYSIRQEQFRFFTEALRVNKLKGYVDQMVMEAEDYFSKWGDSGEVDLKYELEHLIILTASRCLLGSEVRDKLFDDVSALFHDLDNGMLPISLLFPYLPIPAHRRRDRARKKLSQIFANIIASRKSANKAENDMLQSFIESKYKDGRPTTEAEVTGLLIAALFGGQHTSSITSTWTGAYLLRFKQYMITVLEEQKDLLRKHGNKVDHDVLSEMDVLHRCIKEALRLHPPLIMLMRYSHSDFSVTTRDGKQYDIPKGHIVATSPAFANRLPHIYTEPDRYDPDRFAAGREEDKATGAFSYISFGGGRHGCLGEPFAYLQIKAIWSHLLRNFELELISPFPEIDWNAMVVGVKGKVMVRYKRRQLVV, from the exons ATGGATCCCGATAACAAGTTGTTAAATGTTGGTGTCCTCATCGTCGCCACTCTAATCGTGGCTAAACTCATCTCTGCGCTTATTATGCCTAGATCTAGCAAACGTTTGCCTCCGGTCATCTCCGGTTGGCCGGTTATCGGAGGATTGATTCGATTTTTGAAAGGACCGATATTCATGCTTCGCGAAGAGTATCCTAAGCTTGGTAGTGTATTCACTGTCAATTTAGCTCACTGGAAGATTACATTCCTGATTGGACCTGAAGTTTCAGCTCATTTTTTCAAGGCTCCTGAGGTAGACCTCAGTCAACAAGAGGTTTATCAGTTCAATGTGCCTACTTTTGGCCCTGGTGTTGTCTTTGATGTTGATTACAGTATTCGACAAGAGCAATTTCGATTCTTCACTGAGGCTCTTAGAGTTAATAAACTTAAAGGCTATGTGGATCAGATGGTTATGGAAGCCGAG GATTACTTTTCTAAGTGGGGAGACAGTGGTGAAGTAGATCTGAAGTATGAGCTTGAGCATCTGATCATATTGACAGCCAGTAGATGTCTTCTGGGTAGCGAAGTTCGCGATAAACTTTTCGATGATGTTTCGGCTCTCTTCCATGACCTCGACAATGGAATGCTACCAATCAGTCTTCTATTCCCATACTTGCCTATTCCAGCTCACCGCCGCCGTGACAGAGCTCGCAAGAAGCTCTCACAGATCTTTGCAAACATCATAGCTTCGCGTAAATCCGCCAACAAAGCAGAAAACGACATGTTGCAGTCCTTCATAGAGTCAAAGTACAAAGACGGTCGCCCTACAACTGAGGCAGAGGTTACAGGCTTGCTTATTGCTGCTCTTTTTGGCGGACAGCACACCAGTTCGATAACCTCAACTTGGACTGGCGCATACCTCCTTCGTTTTAAGCAGTACATGATTACTGTATTAGAGGAACAGAAAGACCTGTTGAGAAAACACGGAAACAAAGTCGATCACGACGTTTTATCCGAGATGGATGTTCTGCATCGGTGCATTAAAGAAGCCCTCAGACTCCACCCTCCACTGATAATGCTAATGCGATACTCTCACAGTGATTTTAGCGTGACAACCCGAGATGGCAAGCAATACGACATTCCAAAGGGCCACATTGTCGCAACATCCCCAGCATTTGCAAACCGGCTTCCTCATATATACACAGAGCCAGACAGGTACGATCCGGACAGATTTGCTGCTGGGAGAGAAGAAGACAAGGCAACAGGGGCATTTTCATATATCTCATTCGGAGGCGGTAGGCATGGTTGCCTTGGTGAACCTTTTGCTTATTTACAGATAAAGGCAATTTGGAGTCATTTGTTGAGGAATTTCGAGCTGGAGCTGATTTCTCCGTTTCCTGAGATCGACTGGAACGCTATGGTCGTCGGAGTAAAAGGCAAGGTCATGGTGCGTTACAAGCGCCGACAACTTGTAGTTTAG